The following are encoded together in the Candidatus Bathyarchaeota archaeon genome:
- the psmB gene encoding archaeal proteasome endopeptidase complex subunit beta, protein MSQNNTTNQLVLKGTTTIGVVCKDGVILASDTRVTMGYYVAHKAGKKVYKIDDHLGMTIAGTVADAQRVVDILTANAQLYKISMNRPMPVATAARLVANLLFQARYMPLATQVLVGGIDDSGPHVYNLDPYGSLTEEKSVSTGSGSLVAYGILEDKYKEGMSIAELLPIIVKAVNAAMKRDVASGNNYNVTVIDDNGYKELSDEEKRQLLAK, encoded by the coding sequence ATGTCACAAAACAACACAACTAACCAATTAGTGCTCAAGGGAACAACCACAATAGGTGTCGTTTGTAAAGACGGCGTAATTTTGGCTTCTGACACAAGAGTAACAATGGGCTACTATGTGGCTCATAAAGCTGGAAAAAAAGTCTACAAAATAGATGATCACCTCGGCATGACAATCGCGGGAACCGTCGCCGATGCCCAGCGCGTAGTTGACATTCTAACAGCAAACGCCCAACTCTACAAGATAAGCATGAACAGACCAATGCCCGTTGCCACAGCAGCAAGACTTGTTGCAAACCTACTTTTCCAAGCAAGGTACATGCCACTGGCAACACAAGTTCTTGTTGGCGGGATAGATGACAGCGGACCACACGTTTACAATCTTGACCCATATGGTAGCTTAACTGAAGAAAAATCAGTCAGCACTGGTTCAGGCTCCCTTGTAGCCTATGGTATTTTGGAAGATAAATACAAGGAAGGCATGTCAATTGCTGAGTTGTTGCCAATTATTGTGAAGGCTGTGAATGCAGCTATGAAACGTGATGTTGCAAGCGGCAACAACTATAACGTGACTGTGATTGATGATAATGGCTATAAAGAGTTAAGCGACGAAGAAAAAAGGCAACTTCTCGCAAAATAG
- a CDS encoding MBL fold metallo-hydrolase produces the protein MPQIQIRAARKIEIVSLVDNSVDLLSANDKKQVLTYRRWNTASRKEGAQLPMGEHGFALLIKIYAGKPYTILFDTGVSSDGVVTNALRMGLDLGEVDWLVLSHGHYDHCGGLQAAVQAINNPDLQIIAHENMFKLHGSAMPNGTIREHKRLPNPEQLNPCKIITTKHPSLIADGCALVTGEIPRKTSFETGNASNRILENNKWQPDPALVEERALVFDVAGKGLVVVSGCAHAGIINTLRYAQQLTDRSVYAVLGGFHLAGQEYEKRIAQTVEELKDINPALIVASHCTGWKAIQAIAQALPEAFAWGSVGNRYQIE, from the coding sequence ATGCCACAAATCCAAATTAGAGCAGCACGCAAAATCGAAATCGTAAGCTTGGTAGACAATTCTGTAGATCTTCTTTCAGCAAATGACAAAAAACAGGTATTAACGTATAGACGCTGGAACACTGCAAGTCGAAAAGAAGGCGCTCAATTACCAATGGGCGAGCACGGATTTGCATTACTAATCAAAATTTACGCGGGCAAACCCTACACTATCCTTTTTGATACGGGTGTTAGCTCAGATGGTGTAGTAACCAATGCCCTACGCATGGGTCTGGATTTAGGGGAGGTAGATTGGCTGGTTTTGTCTCATGGACACTATGACCATTGCGGCGGCTTGCAAGCGGCAGTTCAAGCCATAAACAACCCCGACCTACAAATAATTGCTCATGAAAACATGTTTAAACTGCACGGATCTGCAATGCCCAATGGCACAATACGAGAACACAAACGCCTACCAAACCCCGAACAACTAAATCCCTGCAAAATCATAACCACCAAGCACCCCAGTTTAATCGCTGATGGCTGCGCCCTTGTCACGGGTGAGATTCCAAGAAAAACCAGTTTTGAAACAGGAAACGCTTCAAACAGAATTTTGGAGAACAACAAATGGCAACCTGACCCTGCTCTTGTTGAGGAGCGCGCTTTGGTTTTTGATGTTGCAGGTAAGGGGTTGGTGGTTGTTTCAGGTTGCGCTCATGCGGGAATTATTAATACACTGCGTTATGCTCAACAGTTAACAGATAGGAGTGTTTATGCTGTTTTGGGCGGATTTCATTTGGCAGGGCAAGAGTACGAAAAAAGAATCGCCCAAACAGTAGAGGAATTAAAAGACATTAATCCTGCATTGATTGTTGCGTCGCATTGCACAGGCTGGAAAGCAATACAAGCAATCGCACAAGCGTTACCTGAGGCTTTTGCGTGGGGCAGCGTTGGGAACCGCTACCAAATAGAATAA
- a CDS encoding winged helix-turn-helix transcriptional regulator encodes MDAIDKKIITCLQENGRITLQELSQAIGYTSMGTKKRLERLLKNGTIKVSALINPTALGLHPAIVMLEMESAEAMQELLHRYEKCPRVIQMFKTVGGYNLIAIVVAETQETLESISMEKCSLRCSKGIRRSEFYPVSETYFSTFLQIRENLASKEKEGTPCKVDCNPCSRFESKKCVGCPTTNQYRGTL; translated from the coding sequence ATGGACGCCATAGACAAAAAAATAATCACCTGCCTCCAAGAAAATGGACGCATTACCCTACAAGAACTATCCCAAGCCATAGGCTACACAAGCATGGGAACCAAAAAAAGACTAGAACGCCTACTAAAAAACGGCACCATCAAAGTTTCCGCACTCATAAACCCAACCGCACTTGGACTACACCCCGCCATTGTCATGCTGGAAATGGAAAGCGCCGAAGCAATGCAAGAACTCTTACACCGATACGAAAAATGCCCACGAGTAATCCAGATGTTCAAAACCGTGGGCGGCTACAACCTTATCGCAATTGTCGTCGCAGAAACCCAAGAAACCCTTGAAAGCATATCCATGGAAAAATGTTCACTTCGGTGCAGCAAAGGCATCCGCCGCTCAGAGTTCTACCCAGTAAGCGAAACATACTTCTCAACATTTTTACAAATACGCGAAAATTTGGCAAGTAAAGAAAAAGAAGGTACTCCCTGCAAGGTTGATTGCAACCCTTGTAGCAGATTTGAATCAAAAAAATGCGTTGGATGCCCAACCACAAACCAGTACAGAGGCACCCTATAG